From a single Mycolicibacterium moriokaense genomic region:
- a CDS encoding FKBP-type peptidyl-prolyl cis-trans isomerase — protein MSTVTSTSGQKPEIEFPDGPAPAELVIKDLVVGDGAEAVPGGTVDVHYVGVEYDTGEEFDSSWARNESIEFPLRGLIQGWQDGIPGMKVGGRRQLVIPPEQAYGPAGGGHRLSGKTLIFVIDLLGTR, from the coding sequence GTGAGTACGGTGACTTCCACTTCAGGGCAGAAGCCCGAGATCGAGTTTCCCGACGGACCCGCCCCGGCCGAACTGGTCATCAAGGACCTGGTCGTCGGTGACGGTGCTGAGGCGGTGCCCGGCGGCACCGTCGATGTGCACTACGTCGGGGTCGAGTACGACACCGGCGAGGAGTTCGACAGCTCGTGGGCCCGCAACGAGTCGATCGAGTTCCCGTTGCGCGGTCTGATCCAGGGCTGGCAGGACGGCATCCCCGGGATGAAGGTCGGCGGCCGCCGCCAGCTCGTCATCCCGCCGGAGCAGGCCTACGGCCCGGCGGGCGGCGGGCACCGGTTGTCCGGCAAGACGCTGATCTTCGTCATCGACCTGCTGGGCACGCGCTAG
- a CDS encoding HAMP domain-containing sensor histidine kinase, producing the protein MSLLTRVFRRTPSLRQRVAFTSAIAGAIVVVIAGTVVWFGITDAWNERLDRRLDEAAGFAIPFLPRGLDEIPKSPNDQDAVITVRKDGQVTSNSKIVLPQLEPGYEDTYIDGVRYRVRTVDIRYPEPMSVAVGATYEGTIADINNLHRRVIIICTLAIGAATVGGWVLAAFAVRPFKRLAQQTRQIEAGDEDPDIDVRGATEAVEIAEAVQGLVERVWTEQEKTKAALTSARDFASVSAHELRTPLTAMRTNLEVLSTLDLPEEQRKEVVNDVIRTQSRIEATLSALERLAQGELTTADDHVPVDITELLDRAAQDAMRVYPDLDVSLVPAPTVIIVGLPAGLRLAVDNAIANAVKHGGAKRVQLSAVSSREGVEIAIDDDGVGVPEDERRVVFDRFSRGSTASHSGSGLGLALVAQQAELHGGTASLEQSPLGGARLLLKLPGPS; encoded by the coding sequence ATGAGCCTGCTGACCCGGGTCTTCCGCAGGACTCCGTCACTCCGCCAGCGAGTGGCGTTCACCAGCGCGATCGCCGGGGCGATCGTGGTGGTCATCGCGGGCACCGTGGTCTGGTTCGGCATCACCGACGCGTGGAACGAGCGCCTTGACCGCCGCCTCGACGAGGCCGCGGGGTTCGCGATTCCGTTCCTGCCGCGGGGACTCGACGAGATCCCGAAGTCACCCAACGACCAGGACGCCGTTATCACGGTGCGCAAGGACGGTCAGGTGACGTCGAACTCCAAGATCGTCCTGCCGCAGCTGGAGCCGGGGTACGAGGACACCTACATCGACGGCGTGCGCTATCGGGTGCGCACGGTCGACATCCGGTATCCCGAACCGATGTCGGTGGCCGTCGGGGCGACGTACGAAGGGACCATCGCCGACATCAACAACCTGCACCGCCGGGTGATCATCATCTGCACGCTGGCGATCGGTGCGGCGACGGTCGGCGGCTGGGTGCTGGCGGCGTTCGCCGTGCGTCCGTTCAAACGGCTGGCTCAGCAGACCCGGCAGATCGAGGCGGGCGACGAGGATCCGGACATCGACGTCCGCGGCGCCACCGAAGCCGTGGAGATCGCGGAGGCGGTGCAGGGACTGGTCGAGCGGGTGTGGACCGAGCAGGAGAAGACCAAGGCCGCGTTGACGTCGGCCCGCGACTTCGCCTCGGTGTCGGCGCACGAGCTGCGGACGCCGCTGACGGCGATGCGGACCAACCTCGAGGTGCTCTCCACGCTGGATCTGCCCGAGGAGCAGCGCAAGGAGGTCGTCAACGACGTCATCCGCACGCAGTCGCGTATCGAGGCGACGCTTTCGGCGCTCGAGCGGCTGGCCCAGGGCGAGCTGACGACGGCCGACGACCACGTCCCGGTCGACATCACCGAGCTGCTGGATCGCGCGGCGCAAGATGCGATGCGGGTGTACCCGGATCTGGACGTCTCGCTGGTGCCCGCCCCGACGGTGATCATCGTCGGGCTGCCGGCAGGCCTGCGGTTGGCGGTCGACAACGCGATCGCCAACGCCGTCAAGCACGGCGGCGCGAAGCGGGTGCAGCTGTCGGCGGTCAGCTCGCGCGAGGGTGTTGAGATCGCGATCGACGACGACGGTGTCGGCGTTCCCGAGGACGAGCGCCGAGTCGTGTTCGACCGGTTCTCCCGCGGCTCGACCGCGTCGCACTCCGGCTCGGGCCTCGGTCTTGCGCTGGTCGCCCAGCAGGCCGAATTGCACGGCGGCACAGCGTCTCTGGAGCAGAGCCCGCTCGGCGGCGCCCGGCTGTTACTGAAGCTGCCCGGTCCCAGCTAA
- a CDS encoding response regulator transcription factor, with protein sequence MDSGAASPRVLVVDDDPDVLASLERGLRLSGFDVSTAIDGAEALRSATETRPDAIVLDINMPVLDGVSVVTALRAMDNDVPVCVLSARSSVDDRVAGLEAGADDYLVKPFVLQELVARVKALLRRRGSTATFSSETIQVGPLEVDIPGRRARVNGADVDLTKREFDLLAVLAEHKTAVLSRAQLLELVWGYDFAADTNVVDVFIGYLRRKLEAGGAPRLLHTVRGVGFVLRTQ encoded by the coding sequence ATGGACAGTGGAGCAGCCTCACCCCGGGTGCTCGTGGTCGACGACGACCCCGACGTGCTCGCCTCTCTCGAGCGTGGACTACGGCTGTCCGGCTTCGATGTGTCCACCGCGATCGACGGCGCGGAGGCGCTGCGCAGCGCCACGGAGACCCGGCCCGACGCCATCGTGCTCGACATCAACATGCCGGTCCTCGACGGCGTCAGCGTGGTCACCGCGCTGCGGGCCATGGACAACGACGTGCCCGTCTGCGTGCTGTCCGCGCGCAGCTCGGTCGACGACCGCGTGGCGGGACTGGAAGCCGGCGCCGACGATTACCTGGTCAAACCGTTCGTGCTGCAGGAACTCGTCGCGCGCGTGAAGGCGCTGCTGCGCAGACGCGGGTCGACGGCCACGTTCTCGTCGGAGACCATCCAGGTCGGCCCGTTGGAGGTCGACATCCCCGGCCGTCGCGCCCGGGTCAACGGCGCCGACGTCGACCTCACCAAGCGCGAGTTCGATTTGCTCGCGGTGCTGGCCGAGCACAAGACCGCGGTGCTGTCGCGTGCTCAGCTGCTCGAGCTGGTGTGGGGTTACGACTTCGCCGCCGACACCAACGTCGTCGACGTGTTCATCGGGTACCTACGCCGCAAGCTCGAGGCCGGCGGTGCCCCCCGACTGCTGCACACCGTGCGGGGAGTGGGATTCGTCCTGAGGACGCAGTGA
- a CDS encoding phospholipase D-like domain-containing protein — protein MPVPPPRLIVEPDDGVEPVREFISSAQSSLLIKQFTFTEETLIDAVIERRNAGVDVRVMLNPARSGGDRANDETFQKFADAGIAVRWSNPKFYVTHEKSIVVDNQAALVATFNLCTKYFTLTRDYGVITHDRVHVAQIVEVFDADWQELDWTCSAYEGLLWSNSNSRYHMAQFIDTATTRLDIQHPKYVDAVILERIAAAADRGVKVHVLCGGRHGISEWDILDTFASLRTLRRFGVKVHKQKNLRVHAKLLLVDDERALVGSMNIDRSAFDLRRELGIQISDAATVARLKEVFAADWESSHHYEPPDPLQPAHHHEDDFPHDHELMHE, from the coding sequence GTGCCAGTGCCACCACCCCGGTTGATCGTCGAGCCCGACGACGGTGTGGAACCGGTGCGCGAATTCATCTCCTCGGCGCAGAGCTCACTGCTGATCAAGCAGTTCACCTTCACCGAAGAGACCCTGATCGACGCGGTCATCGAACGGCGCAACGCGGGTGTCGACGTGCGGGTCATGCTCAACCCCGCGCGCTCGGGCGGTGACCGGGCCAACGACGAGACGTTCCAGAAATTCGCCGACGCCGGTATCGCCGTGCGGTGGTCGAACCCGAAGTTCTATGTGACGCATGAGAAGTCGATCGTGGTCGACAACCAGGCCGCACTGGTCGCCACGTTCAACCTCTGCACGAAGTACTTCACGCTCACCCGTGACTACGGTGTGATCACCCACGACCGCGTGCACGTCGCGCAGATCGTCGAGGTGTTCGACGCCGACTGGCAGGAGCTCGACTGGACGTGCTCGGCCTACGAGGGTCTGCTCTGGAGCAATTCCAACTCCCGCTATCACATGGCGCAGTTCATCGACACCGCGACAACCCGGCTCGATATCCAGCACCCCAAATACGTCGACGCCGTCATTCTCGAGCGAATCGCGGCCGCCGCCGACCGCGGGGTGAAGGTGCACGTGCTCTGCGGCGGTAGGCACGGCATCAGCGAATGGGACATCCTCGACACGTTCGCGTCGCTGCGGACCCTGCGCCGGTTCGGTGTCAAGGTGCACAAGCAGAAGAACCTGCGGGTGCACGCCAAGCTGCTGCTGGTCGACGACGAGCGTGCGCTGGTCGGCTCGATGAACATCGACCGCAGTGCCTTCGACCTACGTCGTGAGCTGGGAATACAGATATCGGATGCGGCGACGGTGGCACGCCTGAAGGAGGTGTTCGCCGCCGACTGGGAGAGTTCGCACCACTACGAGCCGCCGGATCCGCTGCAGCCGGCGCACCACCACGAGGACGACTTTCCGCACGACCACGAACTCATGCATGAGTGA
- a CDS encoding chromate transporter, whose translation MSEPEPPLEKVSLVELAWTFNHIALASFGGGLSAWSREVLVVEKQWLGEEEFLSAMTMCRILPGANQVNMAVFAGSKMRGLPGVLAALFGLCFVPVVIVLVMAFLYFRFKEQAAVKGVLHGASAAAVALTLAMVIQTGRKCLTGLMPIALFLAAFVLNGLVRLPLPLTLLIVAPLSLWWAWPRSPAAQAK comes from the coding sequence ATGAGTGAGCCCGAGCCGCCGCTCGAGAAGGTCTCGCTGGTCGAGCTGGCGTGGACGTTCAACCACATCGCGCTGGCCTCGTTCGGGGGTGGGCTGTCCGCCTGGTCGCGCGAAGTGCTCGTCGTCGAGAAGCAATGGCTCGGCGAGGAGGAGTTCCTCTCCGCCATGACGATGTGCCGGATTCTGCCCGGCGCCAACCAGGTGAACATGGCCGTGTTCGCGGGCAGCAAGATGCGCGGGCTGCCCGGCGTGCTGGCTGCGCTGTTCGGGCTGTGCTTCGTGCCCGTCGTCATCGTCCTCGTGATGGCGTTTTTGTACTTCCGGTTCAAGGAGCAGGCCGCGGTCAAAGGTGTCCTGCACGGCGCGTCGGCCGCGGCCGTCGCACTGACCCTGGCGATGGTGATCCAGACCGGCAGGAAATGCCTCACGGGACTGATGCCGATCGCGCTCTTCCTTGCGGCGTTCGTGTTGAACGGGCTCGTGCGACTGCCGCTGCCGCTCACACTGTTGATCGTCGCCCCGCTCTCGCTGTGGTGGGCGTGGCCGAGAAGCCCTGCGGCACAGGCGAAATGA
- a CDS encoding chromate transporter: MSTYLQIAGMFAALSLLSIGGGNAVLPDMHRQAVTGHHWLTNAQFADVFSISQTAPGPSILIVTLVGYGAGLTVGGVPGAILGGLIATVAMIVPAASLMYTVTLFWQKAQNSKWRIAVEKGFAPLTVGLIMATSLVMSRTADHDWRAYLLTAICTAIFVSTKLNPLLVVAAAGVIGYFGIV; encoded by the coding sequence ATGAGCACCTACCTCCAGATCGCCGGCATGTTCGCGGCGCTGTCGCTGCTTTCGATCGGCGGCGGCAACGCGGTGCTGCCCGACATGCATCGCCAGGCGGTCACCGGGCATCACTGGCTGACCAACGCCCAATTCGCCGACGTCTTCTCGATCTCGCAGACCGCGCCGGGTCCGAGCATCCTGATCGTGACCCTCGTCGGATACGGCGCCGGACTGACGGTCGGCGGGGTGCCCGGCGCGATCCTCGGCGGACTCATCGCGACGGTCGCGATGATCGTTCCGGCCGCCTCCCTGATGTACACGGTGACGCTGTTCTGGCAGAAGGCGCAGAACTCGAAATGGCGGATCGCCGTTGAAAAAGGCTTCGCACCGCTGACCGTCGGACTGATCATGGCCACCTCGCTGGTGATGAGCCGGACGGCCGACCACGACTGGCGGGCCTACCTGCTCACCGCGATCTGCACCGCGATCTTCGTCTCCACCAAGCTCAACCCGCTGCTTGTGGTGGCGGCGGCGGGTGTCATCGGCTATTTCGGAATTGTTTGA
- a CDS encoding ion transporter, with amino-acid sequence MVTVKTPDSVGAPPPERAPEPASTSRSIPDLCRALISNRKFELTIVAVIVVNAIVLGMGTYADIASRYESLFNTIYNVILGIYVVELLIRLTAYRWNPREFVKDGWNIFDFIVVVASFVPSLRANAMLLRLVRLLRIVRLVRFLPDLRLLVMAAGKSVPGIASLAGATFVLIFIYGMGGWVLFSAHDPASYGNVGQAMLTMFVMLTLENFPDNVAMGQQVSQWTILYFISYVLLASFLIFNLFIGIVLNAMEQARESDRKEHETDDLLARLRAARDALEQAEEELQKTHRDDQ; translated from the coding sequence ATGGTGACGGTCAAAACCCCCGACTCCGTCGGGGCCCCGCCGCCGGAACGGGCACCTGAGCCGGCCTCCACCTCGCGTTCGATCCCGGATCTCTGTCGCGCGCTGATCTCGAATCGCAAGTTCGAGCTCACCATCGTCGCGGTCATCGTCGTCAACGCGATCGTGCTGGGCATGGGAACCTACGCCGACATCGCGAGTCGGTACGAATCCCTGTTCAACACCATTTACAACGTCATCCTCGGCATCTATGTCGTCGAGCTGCTGATCCGCCTGACGGCCTACCGGTGGAACCCCCGCGAGTTCGTCAAAGACGGTTGGAACATCTTCGACTTCATCGTCGTCGTCGCATCGTTCGTACCGTCGCTGCGGGCGAACGCGATGCTGCTGCGCCTCGTGCGACTGCTGCGCATCGTGCGCCTTGTCCGTTTCCTGCCCGATCTGCGTCTCCTCGTGATGGCGGCGGGTAAGAGCGTGCCGGGCATCGCGTCGCTGGCGGGTGCGACCTTCGTGCTCATCTTCATTTACGGGATGGGCGGCTGGGTGCTCTTCTCGGCTCACGATCCGGCGTCCTACGGCAACGTCGGGCAGGCGATGCTGACGATGTTCGTGATGCTGACCCTGGAGAACTTCCCCGACAACGTCGCGATGGGCCAACAGGTTTCGCAGTGGACCATCCTGTACTTCATCAGCTACGTGCTGCTGGCCAGCTTCCTGATCTTCAACCTGTTCATCGGCATCGTGCTCAACGCCATGGAACAGGCCAGGGAGTCCGACCGCAAGGAACACGAGACCGACGACCTGCTGGCCCGACTACGCGCCGCGCGGGATGCGCTGGAACAGGCCGAAGAGGAACTACAGAAGACGCATCGCGACGACCAGTAG
- a CDS encoding ABC transporter ATP-binding protein yields MTDSLNALRAAPAIAPRPKRARPSSDLWRMLPYLMPYRVRWIAMIVIALLSLVATVAIPLMTKAVIDGPVRNQDQRGLWLLGAAAMGVGISEAVLWFIRRWLVSRATMGVEADIRKDLYAQLQVLPMSFHDRWPSGQLLSRIMNDLGTIRRFMSFGLIFLLLNTIQITVVTGILLVMYWPLGVVVLLSIVPIAATVLHFQREYVRLSRLAQDQAGHVATHVEESALGLRVVKSFGREKYVYDRFDEQLTALYETQVDRVSVSAKFWTLLEVIPNLTLMVVLGFGAYAAGEGHVTMGTLVAFITMMLSLVWPIASLGFLLSMTQESFTAANRIAEIFDAPVDIVDGPKGEAPKGGRLELVDVGFRFPDAKPDDWALRHVTVTVEPGETLALVGATGSGKSVLASLLSRLYDVTEGSIRIDGTDIRDLSLPALRETVATAFEDPTLFSMSVAENLRLGRPEATNEQMAQAIEIAAAGFVYDLPWGLDTRIGEQGMSLSGGQRQRLSLARAILAAPRILVLDDTLSALDVHTEAIVEEALRRVLHSVTGIVVAHRASTVLLADKVALLDGGAITHVGTHAELLATVPQYRYLLAADDELDDGCERACNWQEDEDRQRLDQAYDEQEALERERVARRFVTTEAEGR; encoded by the coding sequence ATGACCGACTCGCTGAACGCGCTACGCGCGGCGCCTGCGATTGCGCCGCGGCCCAAGCGTGCGAGGCCGAGCTCGGATCTGTGGCGCATGCTGCCCTACCTCATGCCGTACCGCGTCCGCTGGATCGCGATGATCGTGATCGCCCTGTTGAGCCTCGTTGCCACGGTGGCGATCCCGTTGATGACCAAGGCCGTGATCGACGGTCCGGTGCGCAATCAGGACCAGCGGGGCCTGTGGCTGCTTGGCGCCGCCGCAATGGGCGTCGGGATCTCTGAAGCCGTGCTCTGGTTCATTCGGCGGTGGCTGGTATCGCGCGCCACCATGGGCGTCGAAGCCGACATCCGCAAGGACCTCTACGCCCAACTACAGGTCCTGCCGATGTCGTTCCACGACCGCTGGCCGTCGGGCCAACTGCTGTCGCGAATCATGAACGACCTCGGCACGATTCGCCGATTCATGTCCTTCGGCCTGATCTTCCTGTTGCTCAACACGATCCAGATCACCGTCGTGACAGGCATCCTTCTGGTGATGTACTGGCCCCTCGGCGTGGTGGTGCTGCTGTCGATCGTGCCGATCGCCGCGACCGTGCTGCACTTCCAGCGCGAATACGTGCGGCTGTCGCGACTGGCACAGGACCAGGCGGGACACGTCGCCACCCACGTCGAGGAATCCGCGCTGGGCCTTCGGGTGGTGAAGTCGTTCGGCCGCGAGAAATACGTCTACGACCGGTTCGACGAGCAGCTCACCGCCCTGTACGAGACCCAGGTCGACAGGGTGTCGGTGTCCGCGAAGTTCTGGACGCTGCTCGAGGTCATTCCCAACCTGACGCTGATGGTGGTGCTCGGCTTCGGTGCCTACGCCGCGGGTGAGGGACACGTGACGATGGGAACGCTGGTCGCGTTCATCACGATGATGCTGTCGCTGGTCTGGCCGATCGCATCACTGGGATTCCTGCTGTCGATGACGCAGGAGTCGTTCACCGCCGCCAACCGCATCGCCGAAATTTTCGATGCACCAGTGGATATCGTCGACGGACCCAAGGGCGAAGCCCCCAAGGGTGGCAGGCTGGAGCTCGTCGACGTCGGGTTCAGGTTCCCGGACGCGAAGCCCGACGACTGGGCCCTTCGGCACGTCACCGTCACCGTCGAACCGGGGGAGACGCTGGCGCTGGTGGGCGCGACCGGGTCGGGCAAGTCCGTGTTGGCCTCGCTGCTGTCGCGGCTCTACGACGTCACCGAGGGCTCGATCCGCATCGACGGCACCGACATTCGGGATCTGTCGCTGCCTGCGCTGCGCGAGACGGTGGCCACCGCGTTCGAGGATCCCACGCTGTTCTCGATGTCCGTCGCCGAGAACCTGCGGCTCGGTCGGCCCGAGGCGACCAACGAGCAGATGGCCCAGGCCATCGAGATCGCCGCCGCCGGATTCGTCTACGACCTTCCGTGGGGCCTGGACACCCGCATCGGCGAGCAGGGGATGAGCCTGTCCGGCGGTCAGCGGCAACGGCTTTCGCTCGCGCGCGCCATCCTCGCGGCGCCGCGGATCCTGGTGCTCGACGACACGCTGTCCGCGCTGGATGTGCACACCGAGGCCATCGTGGAGGAGGCGCTGCGCCGGGTGCTGCACTCGGTGACCGGCATCGTCGTCGCGCATCGGGCATCGACGGTGCTGCTTGCCGACAAGGTCGCGCTGCTGGACGGCGGTGCCATCACCCACGTCGGCACGCACGCCGAATTGCTCGCCACCGTCCCGCAATACCGTTACCTGCTGGCCGCCGACGACGAACTCGACGACGGTTGCGAACGCGCCTGCAACTGGCAGGAGGACGAGGACCGTCAGCGGCTCGACCAGGCCTACGACGAGCAGGAAGCGCTGGAACGCGAACGCGTGGCACGGCGGTTCGTCACCACGGAGGCCGAAGGCCGATGA
- a CDS encoding ABC transporter ATP-binding protein, which produces MTTTEWRGKFEEDQTDDLPIDESVPRGREARALLGSLLRPYSATVALLALVVVVENAARLSVPILVQRGIDRGIPPIIEGGSARTLMTIVAVLGAVVLLQAVSRMFFLRRSGRIGQKVLLELRRRLFRHFQRLDIRFHDRYTSGRVVSRSTNDVEAIQDMLETGFDSLITAVLTLVGTSILLVTLDVRLGLMCLGAFPILVALVWWFSNESTRVYRKVRESAALVIVQFVETMTGIKAVHAYRREPRNQEIFEDVADDYREINEKTFRLLAIFMPGVKLVGNITTGVVLLYGGYRVLHGEMTIGTLAAFLLYLRMFFEPMQEISQFFNTFQSASSALEKLAGVLAERPGIEDPRQPVHLDTVRGDVAFHSVQFSYVEGRPVLSDLNFAVPAGQTVALVGTTGAGKTTIAKLIARFYDPVSGSVTLDGVDLRDLTQSELRRHVVMVTQENFMFDGTVADNIRFGRPDATDAEVVAAAAAVGADRFIDTLPDGYDTDVAKRGGRLSAGQRQLVAFARAFLADPAVLILDEATSSLDIPSERMVQRALETVLADRTALVIAHRLSTVQVADRVLVLEQGRIVEDGAPDDLIASGSGRYAALHRAWVDSLA; this is translated from the coding sequence ATGACGACCACCGAATGGCGCGGAAAGTTCGAAGAGGACCAGACCGACGACCTGCCCATCGACGAGAGCGTGCCGCGCGGTCGCGAGGCCCGCGCCCTGCTGGGTTCGCTGCTGCGGCCGTACAGCGCCACCGTCGCGTTGCTTGCGCTGGTCGTCGTGGTGGAAAACGCTGCGCGCCTTTCCGTTCCGATCCTGGTGCAGCGCGGCATCGACCGCGGCATCCCGCCGATCATCGAGGGTGGTTCGGCGCGAACGCTGATGACGATCGTGGCAGTGCTGGGTGCGGTGGTGCTGCTGCAGGCTGTGAGCCGGATGTTCTTTCTGCGACGGTCGGGCCGCATCGGGCAGAAGGTCCTGCTGGAGTTGCGGCGCCGGCTGTTCCGGCACTTCCAGCGCCTCGACATCAGGTTCCACGATCGATACACGTCGGGCCGCGTCGTGAGCCGGTCAACCAATGACGTCGAAGCGATCCAGGACATGCTGGAGACGGGTTTCGACAGCCTGATCACCGCGGTGCTCACCCTGGTCGGAACGTCGATTCTGCTTGTGACGCTGGATGTTCGGCTCGGCCTGATGTGCCTCGGCGCGTTCCCGATCCTGGTGGCGCTGGTGTGGTGGTTCAGCAACGAGTCGACCAGGGTCTATCGCAAGGTGCGCGAGAGCGCCGCGCTGGTGATCGTCCAGTTCGTCGAGACGATGACCGGCATCAAGGCGGTGCACGCATACCGGCGTGAGCCTCGCAACCAGGAGATCTTCGAAGACGTCGCCGACGACTACCGCGAGATCAACGAGAAGACCTTCCGGTTGCTCGCGATCTTCATGCCCGGTGTGAAACTGGTCGGCAACATCACCACCGGCGTGGTCCTGCTCTACGGCGGCTATCGTGTGCTGCACGGCGAGATGACGATCGGCACGCTGGCGGCGTTCCTGCTCTATCTGCGGATGTTCTTCGAACCGATGCAGGAGATTTCGCAGTTCTTCAACACGTTCCAGTCGGCCTCGTCGGCGCTGGAGAAGCTCGCAGGCGTGCTCGCCGAGCGGCCGGGCATCGAGGATCCGCGTCAGCCCGTTCACCTCGACACGGTGCGCGGTGACGTCGCCTTCCACAGTGTGCAGTTCTCGTACGTGGAGGGCCGACCGGTGTTGTCGGACTTGAACTTCGCGGTGCCTGCGGGCCAGACCGTCGCGCTAGTGGGCACCACCGGGGCCGGCAAGACCACGATCGCGAAACTCATCGCCCGCTTCTATGACCCGGTGTCGGGTTCGGTGACGCTGGACGGTGTCGACCTGCGCGACCTGACGCAGAGCGAACTGCGCCGTCATGTCGTGATGGTCACGCAGGAGAACTTCATGTTCGACGGCACCGTCGCCGACAACATTCGGTTCGGCAGACCGGACGCCACCGACGCCGAGGTCGTCGCGGCGGCCGCGGCCGTCGGTGCAGACCGGTTCATCGACACGCTGCCCGACGGCTACGACACCGATGTCGCCAAGCGCGGTGGACGGCTGTCGGCGGGTCAGCGGCAGCTGGTCGCGTTCGCCAGGGCGTTCTTGGCCGATCCCGCGGTGCTGATCCTCGACGAGGCGACGTCGTCGCTGGACATCCCCAGTGAGCGGATGGTGCAGCGGGCGCTGGAGACGGTGCTGGCCGACCGGACCGCGCTCGTGATCGCGCACCGGTTGTCGACCGTGCAGGTCGCCGATCGCGTACTGGTGCTCGAGCAGGGCCGCATTGTCGAGGACGGTGCGCCCGACGATCTGATCGCCAGCGGGTCGGGTCGGTACGCGGCGCTGCACCGGGCGTGGGTGGACTCACTCGCCTAG
- a CDS encoding NAD(P)-binding protein, which produces MAAIEADYLVVGAGAMGLAFIDTLVAESDATVVVVDRNDRPGGHWTTAYPFVRLHQPSAYYGVNSRHLGSDTIDRTGFNAGFYELASGAEVCAYFDAVMRHQLLPTDRVTYLPMSEYLGDGLVRTLGGEHIEVSARRLVTTHVEIIVPSMRSPSYAVAPGVECVPPNDLPRIRELRDRYVIVGAGKTAMDTCVWLLRHGVAPERLTWIKPRDSWILDRATVQPGSEFAKRVLRDFSNQLNAVIDAESLPDLFDRLEAKGCLMRIDRSIVPTMYRCAILSQGELEQLRRIEDVLRMGHVESIEPGRITLEGGTRDIEGSALYIDCSADGFAHVEPATVFTDERIALQAVRTCQPAFSAAVIAHVEATYPDDETRNAYCNPVPYPSVPADWLRMMLAFNKNQVHWFSDPDMMAWVETSRLNVLHHVSAGVSERAREKIISVLTSQLPAVNEKLEKLLAQA; this is translated from the coding sequence ATGGCAGCCATCGAGGCGGACTACCTCGTGGTGGGTGCGGGCGCGATGGGACTCGCATTCATCGACACGCTGGTCGCCGAGTCCGACGCCACCGTTGTGGTGGTCGATCGCAACGACCGGCCCGGGGGTCACTGGACCACCGCCTATCCGTTTGTGCGCCTTCATCAGCCGTCGGCCTACTACGGCGTGAACTCGCGACACCTCGGCAGCGACACCATCGACCGGACCGGCTTCAACGCGGGGTTCTACGAGTTGGCCAGCGGCGCAGAGGTGTGCGCGTACTTCGACGCCGTGATGCGCCACCAGTTGCTGCCGACCGACCGGGTGACGTACCTGCCGATGAGCGAGTATCTCGGCGACGGCCTGGTGCGCACGCTCGGTGGTGAACACATCGAGGTGTCCGCGCGGCGCCTCGTCACCACCCACGTCGAGATCATCGTGCCGTCGATGCGCAGTCCGTCCTACGCGGTCGCACCCGGTGTCGAGTGCGTGCCACCCAACGATCTGCCGCGTATCCGCGAGCTCCGCGATCGCTACGTGATCGTGGGTGCGGGCAAGACTGCGATGGACACATGCGTGTGGCTGCTGCGCCACGGTGTCGCGCCGGAGCGGCTGACGTGGATCAAACCGCGTGACTCCTGGATTCTGGACCGCGCAACGGTTCAGCCGGGATCGGAGTTCGCCAAGCGCGTACTGCGTGATTTCTCCAACCAGCTGAACGCGGTCATCGACGCGGAATCGCTGCCCGATCTGTTCGACCGGCTGGAGGCCAAGGGCTGCCTGATGCGGATCGACCGGTCGATCGTGCCGACGATGTACCGGTGCGCGATCCTCTCCCAGGGTGAACTCGAGCAGCTGCGCCGGATCGAGGATGTCCTGCGGATGGGCCACGTCGAGTCGATCGAGCCGGGGCGGATCACGCTCGAGGGAGGAACGCGCGACATCGAGGGCTCTGCTTTGTACATCGATTGCAGCGCAGACGGTTTCGCGCACGTCGAGCCGGCGACGGTGTTCACCGACGAGCGGATCGCATTGCAGGCGGTGCGCACGTGCCAGCCGGCGTTCAGCGCCGCGGTCATCGCCCACGTCGAAGCGACGTACCCCGACGACGAGACGCGCAACGCGTATTGCAATCCCGTGCCGTATCCGTCCGTACCCGCCGACTGGCTGCGCATGATGTTGGCGTTCAACAAGAATCAGGTGCACTGGTTCTCCGACCCGGACATGATGGCGTGGGTGGAGACGTCGCGGCTCAACGTGTTGCACCACGTGTCGGCGGGCGTCAGTGAGCGGGCTCGCGAGAAGATCATTTCGGTGCTGACGTCGCAGCTGCCCGCCGTCAACGAGAAGCTGGAAAAGCTACTGGCGCAAGCCTGA